A region from the Deltaproteobacteria bacterium PRO3 genome encodes:
- the thiE gene encoding thiamine phosphate synthase has protein sequence MREIRGIYALCDTSLNPRLSHLELARQLVAGGVPILQLRMKGETDLGKVREVALQILALKRERDFTFLLNDFVALAAELPVDGIHVGQDDLSIAEARKILGPNRLIGYSSHSLEEALAAEAAGADYVALGAIFPTATKGPGHPVQGLETLRRVVAALRAPVIAIGGINRENLSQVLATGVAAVAMIGALSLAPDIAAEARWFVDQFQKRRG, from the coding sequence TGCGACACCAGCCTGAATCCCCGGCTCTCGCATCTCGAGCTCGCCAGGCAATTGGTGGCCGGCGGCGTCCCCATCCTCCAGCTGCGCATGAAGGGCGAAACCGACTTAGGCAAAGTGCGCGAGGTCGCCCTCCAAATCCTCGCGCTCAAGCGGGAGCGGGACTTCACCTTTCTTCTCAATGATTTCGTCGCGCTGGCCGCCGAGCTGCCCGTCGACGGGATCCACGTCGGGCAGGATGATCTCTCCATCGCCGAGGCGCGCAAGATCTTGGGACCCAACCGCCTGATCGGCTACAGCTCCCATTCCCTCGAGGAGGCTTTGGCCGCGGAGGCGGCGGGCGCCGACTATGTCGCGCTGGGCGCGATCTTTCCGACGGCCACGAAGGGCCCCGGCCATCCGGTCCAGGGCCTGGAGACCTTGCGGCGGGTCGTCGCGGCGCTGCGGGCGCCGGTCATCGCGATCGGCGGCATCAACCGGGAAAACCTTTCCCAAGTGCTCGCGACCGGCGTCGCGGCGGTGGCGATGATCGGGGCCTTGAGCTTGGCGCCGGACATCGCGGCGGAGGCAAGGTGGTTCGTCGACCAATTTCAAAAACGGCGCGGCTAG
- a CDS encoding bifunctional hydroxymethylpyrimidine kinase/phosphomethylpyrimidine kinase (catalyzes the formation hydroxymethylpyrimidine phosphate from hydroxymethylpyrimidine and the formation of of 4-amino-2-methyl-5-diphosphomethylpyrimidine from hydroxymethylpyrimidine phosphate) — translation MVRRPISKTARLAPLLAVGGLDPSGHAGVLADLRVFERLGFEGRVALSAVTAQSEREFFAWEPVPIPLFRAQLEAAGDRVLGVKIGMLGTPGHLEALLHWLRRRRPRLVVWDPVLRSSTGARLFRGKASDPNLARLLRLCDAFTPNIPEAEWFLKRRLAGETPSEAAAKALFDRGKKPGRVVVLKGGHAADPKTAIDWVRTGTQSRALRARRRPGSRRGSGCSFAAALLAGLALGRDPIAAARLAKRHVLRHLFD, via the coding sequence GTGGTTCGTCGACCAATTTCAAAAACGGCGCGGCTAGCACCCCTGCTGGCGGTGGGCGGCCTCGACCCCTCCGGGCACGCCGGGGTCCTGGCGGACCTCCGCGTCTTCGAGCGGCTCGGCTTCGAAGGCCGCGTGGCGCTGAGCGCCGTCACCGCCCAATCCGAAAGGGAATTCTTCGCCTGGGAACCGGTGCCTATTCCCCTGTTCCGGGCGCAGCTGGAAGCCGCCGGCGATCGGGTCCTCGGCGTCAAGATAGGCATGCTGGGGACGCCCGGGCACCTCGAGGCCTTGCTACACTGGCTGCGGCGGCGCCGGCCCCGCCTGGTGGTCTGGGACCCGGTGCTGCGTTCCTCCACCGGGGCCCGCCTCTTCCGCGGAAAAGCGAGCGATCCTAACCTCGCGCGCCTGCTGCGGCTCTGCGACGCCTTCACGCCGAATATCCCCGAGGCGGAGTGGTTTTTGAAAAGGCGCCTCGCGGGGGAGACGCCGTCGGAAGCGGCGGCCAAGGCCTTGTTCGACCGGGGAAAGAAGCCCGGCCGCGTCGTCGTCCTGAAGGGCGGCCATGCCGCCGACCCGAAGACCGCGATCGATTGGGTCCGGACCGGGACGCAAAGCCGCGCCCTGCGGGCGCGACGCCGTCCCGGTTCGCGCCGCGGCAGCGGTTGCAGCTTCGCCGCGGCCCTACTGGCGGGCCTCGCGCTCGGCCGCGACCCGATCGCGGCGGCGCGCCTCGCCAAGCGTCACGTCTTGAGGCATTTGTTCGATTAA